The region agacgataacatcttatattcttgaaaccgagatgtgtgagttgtatcttgcgattcggttgcatattgataatatgtaaacgcaccagtaacttggtgtcataaaacatattgttgtgtgtgattcgttgagtgagtgcaagcgagcattgtatcaaagtttatccattccttttatccaaagaaggataaaagcgatatctttgggcccctcaatgatttagtgatgacaaacgtaaatgctcggccgggctagggctaatttgatttgttcaattagtcagtcgtcataaatcagaagtcgagaaatagtacaaaggagaatgattagaaatcatgtcttacgatatctagaatggaggaatatatgatcccttatcaaaggacacgcgtatctgataggatcagagttgacagcggctttaaaaagctacgattgcagatcaggatctgatgtcatatgcataatagttattagacttatccaagtgggagactgttggattagtgtctaagtccataactattttggtatgtacttgacctgatgatgcatggtccttttgggttgccttcaccaaagcaacttgaaaggatgaattatggagagaaaggattaaatatgatttattaatatattatgagaataatatattaaaggagaaatcatattttttaattaatattagtcaataattaattagtaattagtttagtgactaaaagagattaattaaacttaagggactggaattgtaattataagataattgcaatttgggccatggattgccttatattaaggagtggacgaattctatggggaagcccataagaaatcgtccaaggccttaaggaaagggatccatgggttgcttagggcttaagcatccaaattagggtttccttgttagataaccctaatagcctcactatatatagaccccttaaggaccaaaaacgtggctaagctttgttctagggtttcacatgtttttgggcagcctccatcctctatctcctcttcatcctcttgcttatggtgtttgtgaaccattagaggagtgacatttgtgactctaagctttctaaagtcattacaaggaggaattgtgattgttattgccacataacaatcaaggtaacatcttaaacccattcttatgttaatatgattacttgtatgctagaattaggggtatatagtcttggataacttgcatgtacaatagagaaacctagatccaagcattagggtttgtatgagcacataaaatgtttttaggaccaaaacccatcaattatgactatcatcatcattatcaggtgttattttatttatttatttatttatttttgtgtgtGTTTAAATTCGAAGGTTCAAGTCATTTTCAAgacataaataatatttaaaaaaaataatagtcAATTAAAATGCATACTTGTTTTACTTTTGGTAAATGACAATAAACACAATGGGCCATTCATTTTAGTGgtcttttaaaatattaaaattgttAGTTCTACTTTTTAGTAGAGACAATGGACAGAATCTCTTTATTTGCGTTTCTATGGTGCACTCTCGAATTTTGAGAGGGATCATCACATTCTTAGCAATAaaatttttaagatttttttaatataataaatagcTTCAGACaaagaaaacacacacacacgtacATCACAATtacaatataataatataaaatataaattgtcTTTTAGAATAGGAATCATAAAAACAGTAATGATATTTTTTGTGTGCCAGGGTTCACATCCTGTGTGTAATTTCACTGTTCAATCATTAGGCCCAATCGCACGGATAAGAAGGTATATAATCATAACTGCGATAGTAGATTCAACATTATAGGACGTGGTTGGCACATTGCAACCAAATGTATAGTCTTTGCCAAAGCTATTCCAGTTCCTCCATTCATGTCAACCTTGGCCTTACTTGTTCTTCCCCATTCGAAGCACTGGATAAGAGACCCCAATGCCAATCCAACCATTCGCATTGCCATGTTTTCTCCCGGACAACTTCTCCTTCCAAATCCAAATGGCAATAACTTGAAACCATCTCCATAGACTTCTACCCCTTCAAACCTCTCTGGCCTAAATGTTTCAGGATCTCCCCAAATGTTTGGGTCATTCTGTATTCCCCATGCATTTACTAATAACATTGTTCCACGAGGGACATGATAGCCGCTAACCATGCAATCCTTTGATGACTCATGAGGAAGCAGAGGTCCAGCTGGGTACATCCGCAAAGTCtcctttattatacatgcaagatACGGTAGGTTAACCATGTCTGATTCCTCAACACAACGATCATGTCCGACATGACTGTCGATCTCATTATGTGCCTTCTTTAGAACACTTGGATTGTTCACTAAAAGAGACATTGCCCACTCCAATGTGCATATGGATGTATGAGTACCTCCTGCTAGTATCGTCTATGAAAAAAAATTAAGTCAATGGATGAGTATTAAGAACTATTATTGGAGTAATCGTAAAAAGTTCACTGTTAATTGATAAAGAGTAGTTTGACTCGAACAAAACAAAAACGGAACTAATAATTAATGTTGACgctaaattcatatatattcttaaaAAGTTTTCAAGATAGATCTTAATTAACTTCAATTGATGCATAAAACTATCTTCGAGTTTTTTATGCTAACCAATATAAATTTAAGGGAAATCTTTAGAAAAGTCTTAAAATTTTAGtcaaatttatgaaaaagtctcaaactaaattttgtttataaaaaaacacaaaataccgGCTAAAACTTCAAAAAAATACCCTTTTTGGCCGGTTTCGTAGATTTAGCTGGTATTCTGTCatttttcgttagtttgctcaaaatattatgttttttttttaaaatttcccgataaccaaaatattaggacttttttgaaaattactatggaatcaatgaatattattattaacaaatcatctataaacataacaaatattttttattataaacaaaggAAATACATTTGTTTCTAATTTCTAGGAATAGAATGATTGACTATGTCTATTGTTTGTTGACCACTTCAAACTCCTTATGTTCATTCTATGTATCGTTGTGGGTGTTATAGTGAGATGTACTATGTACGTTTCTTCAATTAAATACAAGagttttttatgaattttttataaaaaatcacaGCTTTCTATACAAATTCGttgaaaaaaaatttgaattattttttttttttataaaaaaaattgatttttttttcagtgAGTTTAtagaaaaagttgaaattttttataaaaaaaaaattcaaaaaaaagttttctgatctctaagtatttttttttgtatttttatgatttttatgattttttgtttTCCCATAGAACctagacttatatatatatatatatatatatatatatatatatatatatatatatatatatatatatatatatatatatatattgtaataaaTAAATAGTTTTAATCTTTTTTGTCAAGTGTTCCTTTAATACaactcctcattaatattatgtcatgtgtcaTGTAAATATATTAGACAATTCATTTCAcaattcaaatttatattttctaattatttgttaaaattgaagttataataactttaaaattttgatatatctcttaattaataatttatttaaaatgatttattttaaataattgattaataattataaatttctattgtgaaaatttaattaattttataacttatggttttcacgggttataaactagtgtacgtgtatatatatatatatatatatatatatatatatatatatatatatatatatatatatatatataactggtcggtttaatattattttaacatTAAAAAATTGTATTATTATGGTATACGTTGATTACATAATTAGTAGTACGATAATACTAATCAAACAAACATATTGGTTACTATTTTTTCCCTGGCTATTAACATATTGGTCGGTTTTAAGTCCTATTGATGACATATGTAAAGCTAAGAAGTTAGGCttaataatatatattagatttgtcggtttatttatttattatattattttctttttgacaaaaCCTCACAAGTGGTTAATGTTGTTTCTTGAGATATAGGCTATGTTTGgcggactagctgaaaagctagctgttagctgaaaagctagctgatggcTGAAAAGCTaactgttaaataaaaagctagctgataaaaaataacgtttggtaaaactagctgaaaagctagctgaaatatataaaattacataaaaggacatgtaagaatatgtgtttctataattaattaaggggtgtatttggaaaattttaaaaaaattcctaaaaagctagtctaaatagcttttcaaaaagctagcttataagctagcttatcagctactttttggcttaccaaatatgacaacataaaaaaactcgaaaaataagctagctgtgACGCGCCAAACACAACCATAGTATCTATGTTTTTAAAAATCTCATAGACGATCCCTACCGTTTCATTACTTATAACAAACTGTCATTCTGGTTTGAAAGCTTCTAACAAAGTCTTCCCCCACATAAAAATACTTGTTTACCTCTTTGAATATATCTTTTGATTTTCTTTACTTAAATCTATTTTAAAACAAAAAGGAATTACTTAGGCCTCTCACACACacccatttaaatatattttaaaacaaaaaggAATCGGATTTATAGTGCCTGATTAATTCTAACTACCACTCCATTGGTCCTCATCTTTTTGACCAGGTTAAGTGATTCTAACTACCACTCCTTTGGTCCTCATCTTGTTGATTAGGTTATAGGTTAACTGCCTATTGAAAGATGTTGTATGTCACTCAAGGGATGGTCGTAACTTCATAAAAATAGAAAGTGTGTTGTATTAGTCTTCCTAAAAATAAAAATCTtaaatactccctccgtcccaaaattatagtccatctttcctttttggtttgttccAAAATAATAgttcacttctaaaaataaataacatttttaccaaaataccccctcattattagttaaccaactaagcatttaatgaaacattaaatgcaaagtaaggacaaaactgtcattttattatataaagttagtggtaattaatgatttcttaatctgtgtgttttttgtctgtggacaataatattgggacggagggagtatacaATATAAATTAGCTTTTGTAATATTTGTAATTTGCTATTGCAATTCGTAGAGTTaaatgaatttataagaaaatttgataaaaatatataaattgtaaaagatgatagaacaattattgaagtttataaaatttaatatattatGGACGACTTAAACTTAAATAGCACATCCAGtttaaaacaaacaataataTTAAAGAGAACAGTTATATGGGTCGATTAATTAATACGAATGAAATGAATAAAGATGGATAAAATTACGAAGAAACCTAATCCAAATTAAAGTTATTTAAGAAGCCGGGTTTACAAAGACAGATTCTAAAGCTCACTCAATTAATCTTAGGTTTTTTCGCTTATTTGATAAGATAAGTTTGAATCATAAACTTATTGGCCCCTCAAATTATCATATAAAATTATGTTCGAAGTAAGGTGATTGTTTGATGACATAATATATATCGAGTTAAGATGTAATATAATAGTATAATACCAACATGTAAGTAAATCGATTCTCATTACCAGCATGATGCTACGAATCATTTCATCGGTGTAGCACTCTGGTTCCGTTTGTTGCAAAGATAGCAACACTTGAATCATATTCCTCTTGCCACTATTCTTCATGCTACATCTTATCTCCTCAACAAGCTCCTTCATGAACAAGTCTCGCTTTGCTTGCAAAGCTATCAATTGCTTTTCCAGTTTGCTTACTCCTAACCACCTCAATATGGGCAAGTAATCTCCTATATGTGAAACACTCATCGCACAAAAAACCTCCTCCACTATCTCCTGAAACCGATGTGCCTTCTCCTTCTCCTCATCCGTCAATATGTCATCTTTCCCATAGTAATACCTTTTACCAGAAACCATCCTCATGACAGCGTTGAGCGTCAGGTCAACCAACATAGCGTTGACTTGCACTTCAACCGCCTCCCCAGACCAAGAACGATAGAGTTTTCGTATCATGAGGCGTACTTCATCAGCACGTATGGGTTCAAACTCACGAAGCCGATGAGATGAAAGGATTTCTAGGGTGGTGACACGGCGGAGGTTCCGCCAGTGGTCACCATAGGGTGCATAGACGAGGCTGTCGTAGTTGTAGCCAAGGTACTTCCCTGCGAGAAGCTGCCGAGGGCGGTTGGCGAATATGATATCGTTCTTGGTGAGACATTCTTCGGCGGCGGAGGGAGAGGACACGACGAGCACCCGACGTGAGCCAATTTGCAGGAGTTGGACTGGGCCGTATCTTGCTGAGATTTTAGCGAGGGATTTGTGGAGCGGTCGTTTTAGAAGGTAGAGGTGGCCGATTATGGGTAGGGGAGGAAGCCATGGCGTTGGTGGGAGGTTTTGAAATTTGCGGAGGAAGTAATTAGTGATGGCAGAAATGGCTAAGAATGTTAATGAGAAATAAAAGTAAAACGCTCCCATTTCTCCTGGGTTGAACTGTCACACACCTCTTCCTTTATATATTTTATCACCAGTTTAGCACCCATGCTTTAAGTCAAAAAAGCTTATTGTTGGATTTTCTTTCTATGTttgttgggttttctttctattttCGTTTTTTCATTTCAAAGCTTTTTCATACCAACTTACAGCTAAAATTGACAGgtctttttcatattaaatttaatattatgttatttataaatCTAGAACTCTTAAATAATTGTAAAGCTAGCTATATGGTATGGTTGTTCTTCATTTCACACACCTCTTATTTTTTATACGTGAATTTCAAAGCCACATCAACTTCTCATCTTTCttcctcacttttttttcacCTCTTATTTTTTATACGTGAATTTCAAAACGCACATATTTGGCCATTCAGAATACTCACAACGTCACCGGCGTAGCGGTGACATGACATCCTGATGGTCACGTGGAAGAATCGTCGTGTGTGGTGAGAACAATGTGATAGCATCAATAAAGTCTAATTGCATTGCATCCCTACATTTTCATATTATAATAAAAAAGTATCTACATGTGTTAATCTTTTTTTCCCGCTCAAAGATTTTTGCTATTCATTCAACATCGTAGTTtactattttttattaaaaacacTTGAATTCAACAATGAGATTATCTATTTCCAACCCTAAAATAAATAAGCGAAATGATATTCTAGCCCGACAAActattgtgttttattttaaaatgaCAGTAGATGTTTTCTTTGACATTTTAGGGGCATAAAGTcaaatttagattttaaaaaaaatcattttaaacaaaATGAAGAGGTGAACCGGTCATCTTTTATCTAGTCACCTGAGTGTTAGTGCCACTACTATTCGTTAGGGGCGAGCAAAAACCGAACTGCAAACCgaaaaaaccgcataaaccgaaaccgaaaaactgaAACCGAAATGAAAACCGACGGTGCGGTTTTAAGTTTTGCAAAAACCGAAAAGTTTCGGTGCGGTTCGATTTCTAGtctttcaaaaaccgcaaaaaaccgaaccagaccgaatatatatatatatatatatatatatatatatatatatatatatatatatatatatatatatatatatatatatatatatatatatatattaagtgctGATATTTGTAAGAACGAAGAACTCATAacaattaaaatttctataaatataaatatctattttatcatatgatgattgtatatttttaagcATACATATAGTGATATTTAAATGAACAAATaatgtttattatattttttaagatTTTAATATTAAGAGTACTAGTGATAATAATATCATTTTTATAAATACATTATTACTTGATATTATCGTATGTACCCgtgaaacaaatattatatttaattcgtATTATATTCAAACATTAGAATCATGTTGGATGAGTGATTATGTTATTTGATTTCAAACcaagaggtggtggtatcggttcaTCTCCAAAATATCATTTGAGCTTTAATTTTGTCAGCTTTATAAGAGTATCCCTCATTGCATTTGAGATAAAACCTTCCCCATTCTCATATTTTATATAAGAGATTAAGAGAGTCAAGTCTATGACTTTTAACCCACATCTTTGAGGAGTCGCACATTGCTGGGGATAAAAAATTTGGCGCTCCTCATCTCTACGTAAAGTTTCTCAAAATGATTAACACTTCTCATCCGAGTCAAAGTAACTCGTTGAGTTACCTGAGTTTTAGTagaaagacaaaacaaaaaccaaataaaaaaaaaactaaaaaaaaccgCAAAGAAAAAAAGCGAACCGCAAAAAATCGAAAAAAAccgcaaaaaccgaaccgcataaAAACCGAACAGTGCGGTTTCTAAACTTCAAAAAACCGAagttacggttttcagtttggtTTTGGCCAAAAACCGCACCGAACCGTACCATGTTCACCCTTACTATTCGTTGTCTTCTATACCAATCTCTGGATCATTATCATCTTCGTAGAACCCTACATCAAAACCTCTATAGCCTTTATACATAGTCATCTCAATTTAACACAACCACGTAAACACCACCACCATAGCTACCATGAACCCAATACTTCTCCGTTGAAAGACCCCTATCCGAAAAGAGCAAAAATTGAAAGACCACCATCATGTTTTGATTAGAGGAGGAATCGAAGCTTTggtaatccttttgattttaatttcAAACTTCATTTTGATCAAAGTTAAAACACAATgcgatgaaaaagaaaaaaaaacaaatctagATAATTATCTAAAAAAACCCAATAATTAAAACTTGACCTTGATGAGAAGCATACGCGACCTCCATTTTATTTGCTTTTGACTCAAACGAACATGCATAAAAAAGAAAGGGGGGAAGGCTGACGCATGGGAGGTGTTTGTCGTCGTTGCTGATAGCGATTGTGGTGTCATTGGAATAGAGATAAGGAAATACTTATGCCCGGTATGTTAGTAGGTGTTTGGGAGTGATTTTAAAAATGTCTTATTAACTTATAGACTTTTCAAAAAACCAgtaagttaaaaaaatatttggtAAAGACTaaatttttagcaaaaaaaataaaacaatttttcaaaaaaGTCAACAAGCAGTTTCAAATAAACTCCCAACCACACCCTTAGTTCACATAGAGGGGAGAGAGCATAAGGATATCGCTGTTGAGGATGATGGAGGAAAGAAAAGAACGAAGAAGATGGAAGAAAATATTATGGTGTATATTGGCATCTAGGGCTAAAAGTTGAAATGTGCAACCCTAAAGCACATATGTAAATTTCACTTTATGCCCCTaaagacataaccaagaactcatagtgtccatatcgcgttttgaatgcagtcttctctatatcctgctctcttacttttggctgatgatatcctgacctcaagtcgatctttgagaaataacttgaaccttgtagttgatcgaataggtcatcaatccttgccaaaacgaatatctattctttattgttgccttattcagctctcggtaatcaatgcacatcctcatgcttccatctttcttctttacgaataacaccagagctccccagggtgatgaactaggtcttatgaaacctttgtccaataactcctgaagttgcatcatcagctccttcatctccgtcggtgctaatcgataaggtgcttttgcaattggcgttgttccgggcaacaagtcgatacgaaattctacttgccgatcgggtggtaatccaggaagatcttcgggaaatacttccggataatcacacacaacgggaatattctgcatcaccttattttccttcttagcatcgatcacgaatgctaagtatgatgtacaccccttggtcaaacattttctagctttcattagagaaatgattccagaatttactctgcgtttatctcaccataaacgattccttcccaggcgggttcactttcactattttcttcttgcataaaatttcggcatcattggcgctaagccaatccattcccaaaacgatgtcgaaaccgttaagttggataggcaataattcctcgtggaacttattcccattcagatcaattaagatattTTTCATATGaaggctaacaggtacaaacttaccactagcaacttcgactaataaggcattatctagtctatcaacaggcaaagctagttttctaccaaattcatgcgatataaaggagtagttggctccagaatcaaataaaatttgggcaggcaatttgttaacgagaaaggtacctgaagtgacatcagcttcatctttagcaccttccagtgtcatctggaatgctctcgcctttggctttggcggaatgttgggtcttgctgcttccttcttttttgGACAATCTCTTGAGATGTGCCCTTCCTCACCACagccataacaaacattcttggtgagggtgcagtcgttggcataatgccatgactttccacatttgaagcatgtggtttccccgccacacttcccatgatgcttcttcttgcacttgtcgcaccatttcgcctctacctttcctccacttcccttcgaactagacttcgagaatttacttttcttgctggaccctgaaaatccatcgattttcctcttctcaccaacct is a window of Lactuca sativa cultivar Salinas chromosome 1, Lsat_Salinas_v11, whole genome shotgun sequence DNA encoding:
- the LOC111899981 gene encoding cytochrome P450 81Q32-like; amino-acid sequence: MGAFYFYFSLTFLAISAITNYFLRKFQNLPPTPWLPPLPIIGHLYLLKRPLHKSLAKISARYGPVQLLQIGSRRVLVVSSPSAAEECLTKNDIIFANRPRQLLAGKYLGYNYDSLVYAPYGDHWRNLRRVTTLEILSSHRLREFEPIRADEVRLMIRKLYRSWSGEAVEVQVNAMLVDLTLNAVMRMVSGKRYYYGKDDILTDEEKEKAHRFQEIVEEVFCAMSVSHIGDYLPILRWLGVSKLEKQLIALQAKRDLFMKELVEEIRCSMKNSGKRNMIQVLLSLQQTEPECYTDEMIRSIMLTILAGGTHTSICTLEWAMSLLVNNPSVLKKAHNEIDSHVGHDRCVEESDMVNLPYLACIIKETLRMYPAGPLLPHESSKDCMVSGYHVPRGTMLLVNAWGIQNDPNIWGDPETFRPERFEGVEVYGDGFKLLPFGFGRRSCPGENMAMRMVGLALGSLIQCFEWGRTSKAKVDMNGGTGIALAKTIHLVAMCQPRPIMLNLLSQL